One Indicator indicator isolate 239-I01 chromosome 21, UM_Iind_1.1, whole genome shotgun sequence DNA segment encodes these proteins:
- the AMPD3 gene encoding AMP deaminase 3 — translation MPRQFPKLNISEVDEHVRLLAEKVFAKVLREEDSKDALSLFTVPEDCPIGQKEAKERELQKELAEQQSVESAKRKKSFKMIRSQSLSLQIPSQEWKSPSANPVLSPATPVLPSAFLPVQVPYDVPEFQRVSISGDYCAGVTVDDYEQAAKSLVKALLIREKYSRLAYHRFPRITSQYLCSMQNEKWKVEDEVYPDFHPPPEENEDPYNLNDAPDNLDYIIKIKGGVPFVYDNKEMMELNEPHSLPYPDLETYTLDLSHVLALIADGPTKTYCHRRLNFLESKFSLHEMLNEMSEFKELKSNPHRDFYNVRKVDTHIHAAACMNQKHLLRFIKHTYQTEPDRIVAEKKGKKITLKQVFESLHMDPYDLTVDSLDVHAGRQTFHRFDKFNSKYNPVGASELRDLYLKTENYIGGEYFARMVKEVARELEESKYQYTEPRLSIYGRSPDEWLNLAKWFIKHKVYSPNMRWIIQVPRIYDIFRSKNILPSFGKMLENIFVPLFEATINPKDHKELHLFLKYVTGFDSVDDESKHSGHMFSDKSLNPDLWTSEKNPPYSYYLYYMYVNIMLLNNLRKERGMCTFLFRPHCGEAGSITHLVSAFLTADNISHGLLLKKSPVLQYLYYLAQIPIAMSPLSNNSLFLEYSKNPLREFLHKGLHVSLSTDDPMQFHYTKEALMEEYAIAAQVWKLSTCDLCEIARNSVLQSGLSDKEKQKFLGVNYCKEGPEGNDIRKTNVAQIRMAFRYETLCNELSFLSDAMKTEEISTLSK, via the exons ATGCCCAGACAGTTTCCAAAGCTGAACATCTCTGAGGTTGATGAGCATGTGAGACTTCTAGCAGAGAAGGTATTTGCTAAAGTTCTCCGAGAAGAAGACAGCAAAGATGCCTTGTCACTATTCACTGTGCCTGAAGACTGCCCTATTGGGCAGAAAGAGGCCAAGGAAAGGGAACTGCAGAAGGAACTGGCAGAACAACAGTCTGTGGAATCAGCCAAAAG GAAGAAAAGTTTCAAGATGATTAGATCCCAGTCTTTGTCATTACAAATTCCATCTCAGGAATGGAAGTCACCGTCAGCCAATCCTGTCCTGTCTCCTGCAACACCAGTTCTTCCAAGTGCTTTTTTGCCAGTCCAAGTGCCATATGATGTTCCCGAGTTTCAGAGGGTTTCTATTAGTGGGGACTACTGTGCAGGG GTTACAGTTGATGATTATGAACAAGCTGCCAAGAGCCTGGTGAAAGCACTTCTCATTCGAGAGAAGTATTCACGTCTTGCCTACCACCGCTTCCCGAGAATAACATCTCAGTACTTGTGTAGCatgcaaaatgaaaaatggaaGGTTGAAGATGAAGTGTATCCAG ATTTCCATCCGCccccagaagaaaatgaagatccCTACAATCTCAATGATGCTCCAGACAATTTGGATTATATTATCAAGATAAAAGGTGGCGTTCCTTTTGTTTATGATAACAAAGAAATGATGGAACTCAATGAGCCTCACAGTCTGCCATATCCTGACCTGGAGACCTATACCCTTGACCTGAGCCACGTTCTTGCTCTAATTGCAGATGGTCCAAC aaaaacatATTGTCATCGGAGGCTTAACTTTTTAGAATCTAAATTTAGTTTACATGAGATGTTAAATGAAATGTCAGAATTTAAAGAATTAAAGAGTAATCCTCATCGAGACTTTTATAATGTGAGGAAG GTTGATACTCATAtccatgctgctgcttgcaTGAACCAGAAACACTTACTGAGGTTTATTAAGCACACGTATCAAACAGAGCCTGACAGGATCGTTGCagagaaaaaaggcaagaagattACTTTAAAGCAAGTTTTTGAAAGCCTTCATATGGATCCTTATGACCTCACTGTAGACTCTTTAGATGTCCATGCA GGTCGTCAAACATTTCATCGATTTGACAAATTCAATTCCAAGTACAATCCGGTTGGTGCCAGTGAGCTGAGGGACTTGTATTTGAAAACTGAGAACTACATCGGTGGTGAATATTTTGCACGTATGGTCAAG GAAGTAGCCCGTGAACTAGAAGAAAGTAAGTACCAGTATACAGAACCTCGCTTATCCATTTATGGACGGTCTCCAGATGAATGGCTGAACTTGGCAAAATGGTTCATTAAGCATAAAGTTTATTCCCCTAATATGCGCTGGATAATTCAGGTTCCCAGAATCTA tgACATATTTAGATCAAAAAATATTCTGCCTAGTTTTGGGAAGATGTTGGAGAACATATTTGTACCGTTGTTTGAAGCAACAATCAATCCCAAAGACCACAAAGAATTGCACCTTTTCCTGAAATAC GTGACTGGCTTTGACAGTGTTGATGATGAATCCAAACACAGTGGCCACATGTTCTCTGACAAGAGTCTTAACCCTGACCTCTGGACCAGTGAGAAGAATCCCCCATACAGCTATTATTTGTATTATATGTATGTGAACATCATGTTGCTGAACAACCTTAGGAA GGAAAGAGGCATGTGTACTTTTCTGTTTCGACCTCACTGCGGAGAAGCTGGGTCTATCACACACCTTGTGTCAGCCTTTCTGACAGCAGACAACATTTCTCATGGATTGCTCTTGAAGAAG agtCCTGTCCTCCAGTATCTTTATTATCTTGCACAAATACCCATTGCTATGTCTCCACTTAGTAACAACAGCCTGTTCCTGGAGTACTCAAAAAATCCATTACGGGAATTTCTACATAAGGGACTTCACGTCTCTCTCTCCACAGACGACCCTATGCAGTTCCATTATACAAAG GAAGCTCTTATGGAAGAATATGCTATTGCAGCCCAGGTGTGGAAACTAAGTACCTGTGACTTGTGTGAAATAGCAAGAAATAGTGTACTACAGAGTGGATTGTCAGATAAG gaaaagcagaaattctTAGGGGTGAATTACTGTAAAGAAGGGCCTGAGGGAAATGACATTCGAAAGACAAATGTTGCACAGATCCGGATGGCCTTCAGGTATGAGACACTGTGCAATGAACTTAGCTTCCTGTCTGATGCTATGAAAACAGAAGAGATATCTACTTTGTCAAAGTAG